The following are encoded together in the Leuconostoc mesenteroides subsp. mesenteroides ATCC 8293 genome:
- the proB gene encoding glutamate 5-kinase, with the protein MNSWHRIVVKVGTSTIVNRDGQINYPVVNRLAQTLSSLQKSGHEILLVTSGAIGVALDQMNLEKRPQEIPQQQALAAIGQGYLMSLYNQSFAFYQQLIGQVLLTYDVFDNKAMLENTMNAIEMMFSQHIIPIVNENDVIAVDELDHQHSFGDNDRLAAIVTREIGADGLIILSDVDALYTANPNIDEFAQAIDKVTKITDDIRMSATGSTSGLGTGGMSTKLAAGEFVMKNGGKMVLINGNNPALILEVIAGKTVGTLFQGE; encoded by the coding sequence ATGAATAGTTGGCATAGAATTGTTGTTAAAGTCGGCACGAGCACAATTGTTAATCGTGATGGGCAAATTAATTACCCAGTCGTTAATCGGTTGGCACAAACACTTTCCAGTTTACAAAAATCTGGTCACGAAATTTTATTAGTTACATCCGGGGCAATTGGTGTGGCATTGGATCAGATGAATCTAGAAAAACGACCACAAGAAATTCCACAACAGCAAGCATTAGCTGCCATTGGTCAGGGATACTTGATGTCATTGTACAATCAAAGTTTTGCATTCTATCAACAATTAATTGGACAAGTTTTATTGACGTATGATGTGTTCGACAATAAAGCGATGCTTGAAAACACAATGAATGCCATTGAAATGATGTTTTCACAGCACATCATTCCCATTGTTAATGAAAATGATGTGATTGCAGTTGATGAGCTTGACCATCAACATTCATTTGGCGATAATGACCGCTTAGCTGCTATTGTGACACGTGAAATTGGTGCCGATGGATTAATTATTTTGAGCGATGTCGACGCGTTGTATACGGCTAATCCTAATATTGATGAATTTGCACAAGCCATTGATAAGGTAACGAAAATTACCGATGATATTCGTATGAGCGCCACCGGATCAACTTCTGGTTTAGGAACAGGTGGGATGAGCACAAAACTTGCTGCTGGTGAATTTGTGATGAAAAATGGTGGTAAAATGGTGTTAATTAATGGTAATAATCCAGCCTTGATTTTAGAAGTAATAGCTGGTAAAACGGTGGGAACATTATTTCAAGGAGAATGA
- a CDS encoding HD domain-containing protein produces the protein MDQLEMINRYMKDALTKDNTGHSIDHINRVLALANKILAHEKKADAFVVRAAALLHDVYDDKLYDSQEDILAAKNNMISFLLSIGVHPEMIEEITYIIDNMSWSKSLEGTQELNINGQIVQDADRLEAMGAIAITRAITYGAVKNRVLYDPEIQPHLPQNKTDYRNQKSTTINHFYEKLLLIQDKLNTDTARTISESRQQFMLSFLAQFKAEWELER, from the coding sequence ATGGATCAACTTGAAATGATTAATCGTTATATGAAAGACGCACTCACTAAAGATAATACTGGACACAGCATTGATCACATTAATCGCGTCCTTGCACTAGCTAACAAGATTCTTGCCCATGAGAAAAAAGCAGATGCTTTTGTTGTACGTGCTGCCGCATTGCTGCATGACGTCTATGATGATAAATTATACGATAGTCAAGAAGATATTCTTGCAGCAAAAAATAATATGATTTCGTTTCTTCTATCTATCGGCGTTCATCCAGAAATGATAGAAGAAATCACCTATATCATCGACAATATGTCTTGGTCTAAGTCACTAGAAGGTACTCAAGAGCTCAATATCAATGGACAAATTGTACAAGATGCTGATCGTTTAGAGGCTATGGGAGCTATCGCCATCACACGAGCAATTACTTATGGTGCGGTAAAAAATCGTGTATTATATGATCCAGAAATTCAACCACATTTACCACAAAATAAAACTGATTATCGCAATCAAAAAAGTACGACAATTAACCATTTTTATGAAAAATTATTACTTATTCAGGACAAATTAAATACAGACACAGCACGCACAATTTCTGAAAGTCGTCAACAGTTCATGCTATCATTCTTAGCGCAATTCAAAGCCGAGTGGGAACTGGAACGCTGA
- the metG gene encoding methionine--tRNA ligase gives MSEPNNILFNTGNHTDSAVIYDKFSKAEQQFSVKKDKTFYITTPIYYPSGKLQLGNTYTTVLADAAARYHRLLGEDVYFLTGTDEHGLKIQQKAEAAGISEIDFLDGMAKQIKDLWKLMDISYDDFIRTTEDRHEKAVAKIFTQLLENGDIYKGEYEGWYSVSDEEYFTESQLAEVYRDDAGKVIGGKAPSGHEVELVKEEAYFFKMSKYADWLLDYYKTHPEFIQPEARMNEMINNFIAPGLEDLAVTRTSFDWGISVPGDEKHVIYVWIDALANYITALGYNSDDTTLFDKFWPANVQLVGKEIVRFHTIYWPIMLHALGLELPKSVVGHGWLVMKDGKMSKSKGNVIYPEVLEERYGLDAVRYYLLRSMPFGNDGVFTPEDFVARVNYDLANDLGNLLNRTVAMINKYVDGVIPELLTGKTSFDEDLVRTVEDAIVEYNKNFKELRTADALESVWKIIRRANKYIDETQPWVLAKDENEKEVLSSVMAHLAGALRVTAVLLQPVLTQAPKKIFDQLGLDYSDKGVAIAGLTFSKLPTGGHVVKKGEPIFPRQDVEEEVAFISGLVSKDTKGKGRAVKEAAKEAAQVAPSKDLITYDDFDKVEILAAKITAGEIVAKSEKLLKFTLDDGSGKPRQILSGIRKWYSDPAALVGKTVAIVANMKPRKMAGELSEGMILSAEKNDIVTVTILPDSIEPGSGIE, from the coding sequence ATGTCAGAACCAAATAATATTTTGTTTAATACCGGAAATCACACTGATTCGGCTGTCATTTATGACAAGTTTTCAAAGGCAGAACAGCAATTTTCAGTAAAAAAGGATAAGACCTTTTATATTACCACGCCAATTTACTATCCGTCTGGTAAGTTGCAGTTGGGAAACACTTACACAACGGTGCTTGCTGATGCAGCAGCACGATACCACCGCTTACTGGGTGAAGATGTTTATTTTTTAACAGGTACAGATGAACATGGATTGAAAATTCAACAAAAAGCTGAGGCTGCGGGTATATCTGAAATAGATTTTCTTGATGGTATGGCGAAGCAAATTAAAGACTTGTGGAAGCTAATGGATATTTCATATGACGATTTTATTCGCACTACAGAAGATCGCCATGAAAAAGCAGTCGCTAAAATCTTTACGCAATTACTAGAAAATGGGGATATTTATAAAGGTGAGTATGAAGGTTGGTACTCTGTTTCTGATGAAGAGTACTTTACAGAATCTCAATTAGCCGAAGTCTATCGTGATGACGCAGGCAAAGTAATTGGTGGGAAAGCACCATCAGGGCATGAAGTTGAGTTAGTTAAAGAAGAAGCATACTTCTTCAAGATGAGTAAATACGCTGATTGGTTACTTGATTATTACAAAACACATCCAGAGTTTATTCAGCCAGAAGCTCGAATGAATGAGATGATTAATAATTTCATTGCACCAGGTCTGGAAGATTTAGCGGTAACACGTACATCATTTGACTGGGGTATTTCAGTACCAGGGGATGAGAAGCATGTGATTTACGTTTGGATTGACGCATTAGCTAACTATATTACTGCTCTAGGTTATAATTCGGACGATACAACCCTATTTGATAAGTTCTGGCCTGCAAACGTTCAACTTGTTGGAAAAGAAATCGTTCGTTTCCATACTATTTATTGGCCAATTATGTTGCATGCATTGGGATTAGAGTTGCCTAAATCAGTTGTAGGTCATGGTTGGCTTGTGATGAAAGACGGTAAGATGTCTAAATCAAAGGGTAATGTAATCTATCCTGAAGTGCTTGAAGAACGCTATGGTCTAGATGCAGTTCGCTATTATTTATTGCGTTCAATGCCATTTGGTAATGATGGTGTATTTACACCTGAAGATTTTGTGGCGCGTGTTAACTATGATTTAGCTAATGATTTAGGTAATTTGTTGAATCGTACAGTAGCCATGATTAATAAGTATGTGGATGGGGTTATTCCCGAGCTACTAACAGGTAAGACTTCTTTTGATGAAGACTTGGTTCGAACTGTAGAAGATGCCATTGTTGAATACAACAAAAACTTTAAAGAATTACGTACTGCTGACGCACTTGAAAGTGTTTGGAAAATCATCCGTCGTGCAAATAAGTATATTGATGAGACACAACCATGGGTGTTGGCAAAAGATGAAAATGAAAAGGAAGTTTTGTCTAGCGTAATGGCTCATTTAGCTGGTGCATTACGGGTTACTGCTGTTTTGTTACAGCCAGTATTAACACAAGCACCAAAGAAGATTTTTGATCAATTAGGCTTAGATTATTCTGACAAAGGTGTTGCTATTGCAGGTTTGACTTTCAGTAAGTTACCAACTGGCGGTCATGTTGTCAAGAAGGGTGAACCAATTTTCCCACGCCAAGACGTTGAAGAAGAAGTGGCCTTTATTTCAGGACTAGTTTCAAAAGATACCAAAGGTAAAGGGCGTGCGGTTAAAGAGGCAGCAAAAGAAGCAGCTCAGGTGGCGCCATCTAAGGATTTGATTACTTATGATGATTTCGATAAAGTTGAAATCTTGGCTGCTAAAATTACGGCAGGAGAAATTGTTGCTAAATCTGAAAAATTGTTAAAGTTTACGCTTGATGATGGATCAGGGAAGCCACGCCAAATTTTGTCGGGTATTCGTAAATGGTATTCAGACCCTGCTGCTTTGGTGGGTAAAACGGTTGCTATTGTTGCCAATATGAAGCCACGAAAAATGGCTGGTGAACTTTCTGAAGGGATGATTTTGTCGGCTGAGAAGAATGATATTGTTACTGTAACGATATTGCCGGATTCAATTGAACCGGGTTCAGGAATTGAATAA
- the bioD gene encoding dethiobiotin synthase: MKNKGYFITGTDTEIGKTFVTARLARYFNKHNQDIGVFKPLMSGTRRENPCSDAYILKSGAKVLDGLEEINPFQWDEALAPALAQKRAKTDYSLDDVLKKYNVLAQKHKGMLVEGAGGITVPYGDDFTVTDLACALNLPLIIVAPNKLGVINHIILTIEFAKNHDLTIAGIIFNGVKHKGVVEDTNLTLLKEMTDVPIIGELPWITNQINAELPLEKYLDINLLM; this comes from the coding sequence ATGAAGAATAAGGGCTATTTTATTACAGGAACTGATACGGAAATTGGTAAAACCTTTGTAACGGCCAGGTTGGCACGTTATTTCAATAAGCACAATCAAGATATTGGTGTCTTTAAGCCATTGATGAGTGGTACACGTAGAGAAAACCCTTGTAGCGATGCCTATATTTTAAAATCCGGTGCAAAGGTTTTGGATGGTTTAGAAGAAATTAACCCTTTTCAATGGGATGAAGCGCTCGCACCAGCCTTAGCTCAAAAGCGTGCAAAAACAGACTATTCATTAGATGATGTACTGAAAAAATATAATGTATTAGCTCAGAAACACAAGGGCATGTTGGTTGAAGGAGCAGGCGGCATTACAGTACCATACGGCGATGATTTTACCGTCACGGATTTAGCGTGTGCGTTGAATTTACCGTTGATTATTGTGGCACCAAACAAACTAGGTGTGATTAATCATATTATATTAACCATTGAATTTGCTAAAAACCATGATTTAACAATAGCGGGGATAATTTTTAATGGTGTCAAGCACAAAGGTGTGGTAGAAGATACGAATTTAACACTATTAAAAGAGATGACTGATGTACCAATAATTGGTGAATTACCATGGATTACCAATCAGATAAACGCAGAATTACCTTTGGAAAAGTACTTGGATATAAATCTGTTAATGTGA
- a CDS encoding nucleoside hydrolase, with product MATKKMILDLDTGVDDALALAYAVADPNVDLIGIISSYGNTLVETAAQNSLNLLHLLGADDVPVFIGASHSSTTNNFEVMPISQLIHGKNGVGEITLETSPRQIETQSAVDFLIESAHQYKENLIFIPTGPLTNLAAAIEKDNDVATLIGNTTLMGGALTVPGNLTPFTEANIHQDPEAADFAFVHQQNLTMVGLDVTLRTLLTKKETAAWRTLGTLAGEKFADLMDFYIDAYANLNINKNGAALHDPLAVAVGIDPSYVTSIALAMRVTYDKESGDYGRTIGDKEKLLVPTTTKAAVLVDSKRFVHDFQNLMLTVLQ from the coding sequence ATGGCTACTAAAAAAATGATTCTTGATCTGGATACTGGCGTGGATGATGCTCTGGCGCTCGCCTACGCTGTAGCTGATCCAAATGTCGATTTGATTGGTATTATCTCTAGTTATGGTAACACACTTGTTGAAACGGCCGCACAAAACTCACTGAATTTATTACATTTACTTGGTGCTGACGATGTCCCTGTATTTATTGGTGCTAGTCATTCAAGTACAACCAATAATTTTGAAGTTATGCCTATTTCACAGCTTATTCACGGTAAAAATGGCGTAGGTGAAATCACCTTAGAAACTTCACCAAGACAAATCGAAACCCAATCAGCTGTTGATTTTTTAATTGAATCTGCTCATCAATATAAAGAAAACCTAATTTTTATTCCAACTGGGCCTCTCACCAATTTGGCTGCAGCGATTGAAAAAGATAATGACGTGGCTACCTTGATTGGTAATACAACGCTAATGGGCGGTGCTTTAACTGTACCAGGTAACCTAACGCCTTTTACCGAAGCAAACATTCACCAAGACCCTGAAGCGGCTGACTTTGCTTTCGTTCATCAGCAAAACCTAACAATGGTTGGCCTTGATGTTACCCTCCGCACGCTGCTAACGAAAAAAGAAACTGCAGCATGGCGTACACTAGGAACCTTAGCCGGAGAAAAATTTGCTGACTTAATGGATTTCTATATTGATGCGTATGCTAACTTAAACATCAATAAAAATGGTGCTGCCCTCCACGATCCACTAGCAGTTGCTGTTGGAATCGATCCTAGCTATGTTACATCAATTGCCTTAGCAATGCGGGTAACATACGATAAAGAAAGTGGCGATTATGGCCGCACAATCGGTGATAAAGAGAAACTTTTGGTCCCAACAACTACTAAAGCTGCTGTTTTAGTTGATTCAAAAAGATTTGTTCATGATTTTCAAAATCTAATGCTAACTGTGCTTCAATAA
- a CDS encoding DNA/RNA non-specific endonuclease, producing the protein MARKRTYRRKSKPQNKILSLLILVVVAGFYLWQNYESTNTSTETSHPTVTAQSDQALLNLKWDGTLDGDIVHVNNNKATFTDDQMKETFPSQASKLNPVDGLSLSALDSLGRSQQGNFVASKSAISKVTKRPDRIPYTVRPSGWFINDRYDGTKWVGGYHDNPNVKLGNGMQALWNKSHIVGYQFFGLPTMVTENMITGTRVENAYPGQLVPENDIRNAIQNNPTITVRAQVTPLYVGNERLARGVHYMAKSVEDNGKTLNLNYWIFNVQPGIQIDYATGEATVLDSAK; encoded by the coding sequence ATGGCACGAAAACGCACTTATAGACGCAAAAGCAAACCACAAAATAAGATACTATCCCTTCTGATTCTAGTTGTTGTTGCCGGATTTTATTTGTGGCAAAACTACGAATCGACAAATACTTCTACTGAAACATCTCATCCAACAGTAACTGCCCAATCTGATCAGGCCCTGCTCAACTTAAAATGGGATGGAACGCTAGATGGTGACATCGTTCATGTCAACAACAATAAAGCAACCTTCACAGACGACCAAATGAAAGAAACTTTCCCAAGTCAAGCATCTAAGCTCAATCCAGTTGATGGGTTAAGCCTCTCAGCTCTTGATTCGTTAGGCCGTTCGCAACAAGGAAATTTCGTGGCCAGTAAGTCGGCCATATCAAAAGTTACTAAACGGCCGGATCGTATTCCTTACACTGTCCGCCCATCCGGTTGGTTTATTAACGATCGCTACGATGGTACTAAGTGGGTCGGTGGTTATCATGATAACCCTAACGTTAAATTGGGCAATGGTATGCAAGCGCTTTGGAATAAATCTCACATTGTGGGCTATCAATTTTTCGGGTTACCCACTATGGTCACAGAAAATATGATTACGGGTACACGTGTTGAAAATGCCTATCCAGGTCAGCTCGTCCCTGAAAATGATATTCGCAATGCTATCCAAAACAATCCAACTATTACGGTCCGTGCACAGGTCACGCCACTTTATGTTGGCAACGAACGTCTTGCTCGTGGTGTTCACTATATGGCTAAATCAGTTGAAGACAACGGCAAAACACTGAACTTAAACTATTGGATTTTCAACGTACAGCCAGGCATTCAAATTGATTATGCCACAGGAGAAGCAACTGTTTTAGATTCCGCTAAGTAG
- a CDS encoding NAD(P)/FAD-dependent oxidoreductase codes for MTELYDVAIIGGGPVGMFTAFYAGLRDTKAVLVESLATLGGQVTSLYPEKKILDVAGFTGIKGSALIDSLDEQMKLFPIDIKTSTTVTNVTKTNDLFTVTINNGSSFQAKTIIITTGKGSFEPRKMQVSGVDQLVGQGIHYFVTNKHDFDNHDVAIAGGGDSAIDMATMLNEFTHSTRIIHRRDQFRAMEQSVKQLSQSSVIKETPKKVSQIEKQSDGKLKITLAQVKNDQVTNDICVDDLIINYGFISENKIVHGWDIQPENEGQAFSVDQAMQTTIPGVFAIGDASHYEGKADLIAVGFGEAPTAVNAAIRFFDPQRRGPGHSSSMVIQDGKLI; via the coding sequence ATGACAGAGTTATATGATGTAGCAATCATAGGTGGTGGACCAGTTGGTATGTTTACAGCTTTCTATGCCGGATTACGTGATACTAAAGCAGTTCTAGTTGAAAGTTTAGCAACACTCGGCGGACAAGTGACATCGTTATATCCTGAGAAAAAAATTCTTGACGTTGCTGGATTCACAGGAATTAAAGGATCAGCATTGATTGATTCATTGGATGAACAAATGAAGTTATTTCCAATTGATATCAAAACCTCAACAACTGTGACTAATGTGACGAAAACAAACGACTTATTCACAGTGACCATCAACAATGGTTCGTCATTTCAGGCTAAAACAATCATCATCACAACAGGTAAAGGCTCTTTTGAACCACGCAAGATGCAGGTGTCCGGCGTTGATCAATTGGTTGGCCAAGGTATTCACTATTTTGTAACGAATAAACATGATTTTGATAACCATGATGTAGCGATTGCTGGTGGTGGTGATTCAGCTATTGATATGGCTACGATGCTTAATGAATTTACCCATTCTACAAGAATTATTCACCGCCGGGATCAATTTCGTGCAATGGAGCAAAGTGTGAAACAACTGAGCCAATCATCCGTTATCAAAGAAACGCCGAAAAAAGTATCACAGATTGAAAAACAAAGTGATGGTAAATTGAAAATTACGTTAGCGCAAGTGAAGAATGATCAGGTAACTAATGATATTTGTGTTGATGATTTAATTATTAATTATGGTTTTATTTCGGAAAATAAAATTGTGCATGGTTGGGATATACAACCAGAAAATGAAGGACAAGCGTTTTCCGTCGACCAAGCAATGCAGACGACGATACCCGGCGTTTTTGCTATTGGGGATGCTAGCCACTATGAGGGGAAAGCAGATTTAATTGCTGTTGGATTTGGTGAAGCGCCAACAGCAGTTAATGCTGCAATTCGATTTTTTGATCCACAGCGACGTGGCCCCGGCCATTCGAGTTCAATGGTTATTCAAGATGGAAAACTTATATAA
- a CDS encoding aminotransferase class III-fold pyridoxal phosphate-dependent enzyme — MVAIHANENVVPGILAAGKMLTGGYLPLAITMISEAIYQVFYDDYDEITLFRGHSYTGNQLGCAVALNWLEIKRSDNLLTLI; from the coding sequence ATGGTTGCCATTCACGCAAATGAAAACGTTGTTCCTGGTATTTTGGCTGCTGGGAAGATGTTGACGGGAGGATACTTACCATTAGCCATCACTATGATATCTGAAGCGATCTATCAAGTTTTTTATGATGATTACGATGAAATAACATTGTTTCGCGGTCATTCTTATACGGGTAATCAATTAGGTTGTGCTGTGGCATTGAATTGGTTAGAAATAAAGAGAAGCGACAACCTTTTGACCCTGATTTAA
- a CDS encoding biotin transporter BioY → MYQQTNVSVSAQTICKIGIYFALLVLSAKVAIPIPFYDYISLQTAFIFLVYPILGAKYGSWLTVLYLVSGLLGLPIFASGGGLGYIFKTTFGFLIAFTLMPFFAAIIRKGNKLFSHHQFLNTLVSNYLCLIMVHLIGFAYKCFIIKFYIGNIINVTGILGFTSLLDFLIDVGLIFFVTLVELQIIKRIH, encoded by the coding sequence ATGTATCAACAGACGAACGTTAGCGTTAGTGCACAAACTATCTGTAAAATAGGTATTTACTTTGCTCTATTGGTGCTTTCTGCCAAAGTAGCTATTCCGATTCCTTTTTACGACTACATTTCGCTACAAACGGCTTTTATCTTTTTAGTTTATCCGATTCTCGGTGCCAAGTATGGTTCTTGGTTGACAGTGCTTTACCTTGTTTCCGGATTACTCGGTTTACCCATATTTGCATCTGGTGGCGGACTAGGCTATATATTCAAGACAACGTTTGGTTTCTTAATCGCTTTTACACTAATGCCATTTTTTGCTGCTATCATTAGAAAGGGCAACAAACTATTTAGCCATCACCAATTTTTGAATACCCTGGTCAGTAACTATCTCTGCTTAATTATGGTTCATTTAATTGGTTTTGCATATAAGTGTTTTATTATTAAATTTTACATAGGTAACATAATTAACGTCACTGGTATACTAGGTTTTACCAGTTTACTTGATTTTTTAATTGATGTTGGTTTAATCTTTTTTGTAACCTTAGTAGAGTTACAAATTATCAAAAGAATCCACTAA
- a CDS encoding glutamate-5-semialdehyde dehydrogenase has product MNAVEEIGKRAKLVTSDVANLAVDIRNQILLDMSSALVANWQEIVAANKKDLDAATQLSGPMRNRLTLDQKTIGGIAASLSAVAKLADPLAGPYDNWKNHTGFKIVKKTVPLGVVAMIFEARPNVTVDAAALTFKSGNAVILRGGKEAIESNIILTNILRNVLRKHNLNPDIIQLITDTTHDSVNTLLNLRDYVDVLIPRGSGQFIDFVVKNATVPVIETGAGNTHIFVDESAKQDEAIRVIHNAKTQKPAVCNAAEKLLIHEAIAGEFLPKIVDDLLAAGVELRGDQKARSIDSRVIGASAEDWDTEYNDLIMAIKIVHNNDEAITWINDHTTHHSETIISEDLNHVTDFMNTVDAAVVYQNVSSRFTDGFEFGFGAEIGISTQKLHARGPMGLSALTTIKYEVFGEGQIRE; this is encoded by the coding sequence ATGAACGCAGTGGAAGAAATTGGTAAGCGTGCCAAATTAGTGACTTCTGATGTCGCTAATTTGGCAGTAGATATTCGTAATCAAATATTATTGGATATGTCGTCAGCCTTGGTAGCTAACTGGCAAGAAATTGTGGCAGCTAATAAAAAAGATTTGGACGCGGCTACGCAGCTCTCGGGGCCAATGCGTAATCGATTGACGCTTGACCAAAAAACAATTGGCGGTATTGCAGCGTCGCTGTCAGCGGTCGCTAAGTTAGCTGATCCTTTGGCAGGTCCATATGACAATTGGAAAAATCATACAGGATTTAAAATTGTTAAAAAAACAGTGCCACTAGGGGTTGTGGCGATGATATTTGAGGCGCGCCCGAATGTGACCGTAGATGCTGCCGCATTAACCTTTAAATCAGGTAATGCAGTTATTTTACGCGGTGGTAAAGAGGCTATCGAGTCAAATATTATCTTAACGAATATTTTGCGTAATGTGTTACGTAAACACAATTTAAACCCAGATATAATACAGTTAATCACGGATACAACACATGATTCAGTCAACACATTACTAAATTTGCGTGACTATGTTGATGTATTAATTCCGCGTGGTTCAGGTCAGTTTATTGATTTTGTTGTAAAAAATGCAACGGTACCGGTTATTGAAACTGGCGCAGGTAACACACATATATTTGTGGACGAGAGTGCCAAGCAGGATGAGGCTATTCGTGTCATTCATAATGCCAAAACACAAAAACCAGCAGTTTGTAATGCTGCCGAAAAACTATTAATTCATGAGGCAATTGCGGGTGAATTTTTACCAAAAATTGTCGATGATTTATTGGCTGCTGGTGTAGAGTTGCGCGGGGACCAAAAAGCCCGTAGTATAGATAGTCGAGTAATTGGCGCAAGTGCTGAAGATTGGGATACTGAGTATAACGATTTAATTATGGCTATAAAAATTGTTCACAATAACGATGAAGCAATTACCTGGATTAATGACCACACAACCCATCACTCAGAAACAATTATCAGTGAAGATCTTAATCATGTTACTGATTTTATGAATACTGTTGATGCTGCTGTTGTTTATCAGAATGTTTCAAGCCGATTTACTGATGGTTTTGAATTTGGATTTGGCGCAGAAATTGGTATCTCTACACAAAAGCTTCATGCGCGTGGCCCAATGGGACTAAGTGCGTTAACCACAATTAAGTATGAAGTATTCGGTGAAGGACAAATTAGAGAATAA
- a CDS encoding biotin--[acetyl-CoA-carboxylase] ligase → MSTADKLLALLVNTAGDWVSGEAIAQQLGITRTSIWKSVKKLESQGHLIESVRGQGYRYVEGAKISAVGIKKYLKSDVDLKVFDTIDSTNVYAREKLSSGEITKNTVIVSESMSAGIGRLGRKFFSPKNTGMYVTFALPLPVETIVNPGRLTTSTAVAVSKMVKEVFDIDIQFKWVNDLLYNNKKVGGILTEAITDFESQQFSSLAVGIGMNLATPDGGFPDEISQKAGALTDEMAVSGNEVVGSLINHFFDMYQDYQDGHYIPQYRKKVVGVGQSVELKRGQVNLTGIIREIDNDGCLVLDTKRGIERINSGEITKLLLPNNEYQG, encoded by the coding sequence ATGAGTACAGCTGATAAACTGTTAGCTTTGTTGGTTAATACAGCAGGCGATTGGGTGTCTGGTGAAGCAATTGCGCAACAGTTAGGGATTACCCGAACTTCTATATGGAAGTCTGTTAAAAAGCTTGAGTCTCAAGGACATCTCATCGAGAGTGTTCGTGGGCAAGGATATCGATATGTAGAGGGCGCTAAAATTTCTGCTGTTGGCATTAAAAAGTATTTAAAATCAGATGTGGATCTGAAAGTCTTTGACACGATTGACTCGACTAATGTGTATGCTAGAGAGAAGCTTTCTTCTGGCGAAATTACTAAAAATACGGTTATTGTTAGTGAAAGCATGTCGGCGGGAATTGGTCGATTAGGAAGAAAGTTTTTTTCGCCGAAAAATACGGGTATGTACGTCACTTTTGCTTTGCCACTACCTGTGGAGACGATAGTAAACCCCGGCCGATTAACTACTAGTACCGCAGTAGCTGTCTCAAAAATGGTTAAAGAAGTATTTGATATCGATATTCAGTTTAAGTGGGTCAACGACTTATTGTACAACAACAAGAAAGTTGGTGGTATTTTGACCGAAGCCATTACGGACTTTGAAAGTCAACAGTTTTCATCTTTAGCTGTGGGTATTGGTATGAATCTTGCCACGCCTGATGGTGGATTTCCAGATGAAATTTCTCAAAAAGCAGGTGCGCTGACTGATGAAATGGCTGTATCAGGAAATGAAGTTGTCGGTTCTTTAATTAATCACTTTTTTGATATGTACCAGGATTATCAGGACGGGCATTATATACCGCAATATCGCAAAAAGGTGGTTGGTGTTGGACAATCAGTAGAACTAAAGCGTGGTCAGGTGAACTTAACGGGGATAATTAGAGAAATCGATAATGATGGTTGCCTCGTGCTTGATACGAAGCGGGGCATAGAGCGCATTAATTCTGGTGAAATTACTAAATTACTGTTGCCAAATAATGAATACCAGGGTTAG